From Prosthecobacter dejongeii, the proteins below share one genomic window:
- a CDS encoding Glu/Leu/Phe/Val family dehydrogenase, giving the protein MSTSVYDSPVFHMACHQFDLVADFLEIPESLRDRLKMPRRALTVSIPVRRDDGTTTVFTGYRVQHHLTLGPTKGGIRFHPDVTMGEVAALAMWMSWKCALTGLPYGGAKGGVCCDPSQLSIGELERLTRRYTQELIPFIGPQLDVPAPDMGTNEQVMAWIMDTYSLQIGHCVPGVVTGKPVGLGGSLGRRESTGRGVAYLISRAMDTLGIRAEGATAVVQGYGNVGSVAASSLAKQGVKILAVSDAYGGIHNAAGLDLQALNTYVAQTKSVVGFPGAEPVSNAELLLIPCDVLIPAALERQITGENASKIQCRILAEGANGPTTPEADLILEQRPEIFLIPDILCNSGGVIVSYFEWVQDLQSFFWGEGEVMDKLYRILEQAFNQTLQLHRKRAVSMRFAALSLGIKRVWEAKQTRGLYP; this is encoded by the coding sequence ATGAGTACCTCCGTTTACGACTCACCTGTGTTTCACATGGCCTGCCATCAATTTGATCTGGTAGCCGACTTTCTCGAAATTCCAGAGAGCCTTCGCGATCGCCTCAAAATGCCACGCCGTGCACTGACGGTTTCCATCCCCGTTCGGCGTGATGACGGCACCACCACCGTCTTTACTGGATATCGTGTCCAGCATCATTTGACCCTCGGCCCTACCAAAGGGGGCATTCGCTTCCATCCAGATGTCACCATGGGCGAAGTTGCCGCATTAGCCATGTGGATGAGTTGGAAGTGTGCTCTGACGGGGCTGCCGTATGGTGGAGCCAAAGGAGGCGTCTGCTGTGACCCGAGTCAGCTTTCCATCGGTGAACTTGAGCGTCTCACACGGCGCTACACGCAGGAACTGATTCCGTTCATTGGCCCACAACTCGATGTACCCGCCCCAGATATGGGGACAAATGAGCAGGTCATGGCCTGGATCATGGATACGTATTCCCTCCAGATCGGCCACTGCGTGCCCGGTGTGGTCACAGGTAAACCCGTCGGCTTGGGCGGTTCTCTAGGCCGACGTGAATCCACAGGGAGGGGGGTCGCCTACCTCATTTCCCGGGCCATGGATACCCTTGGCATCCGCGCGGAAGGTGCCACAGCCGTGGTGCAAGGATACGGAAACGTCGGCTCTGTGGCTGCCTCTTCCTTGGCTAAGCAAGGCGTCAAAATCCTGGCTGTGAGTGATGCCTACGGTGGCATCCACAATGCAGCCGGACTGGATTTACAGGCACTCAATACGTATGTGGCCCAGACGAAAAGCGTGGTGGGATTTCCCGGCGCTGAACCTGTAAGCAATGCCGAGCTCTTATTGATTCCCTGCGACGTTCTCATCCCAGCCGCGCTGGAACGCCAAATCACCGGAGAAAACGCCAGCAAAATTCAATGCCGCATCCTGGCTGAGGGTGCCAATGGACCCACAACACCAGAGGCAGATTTGATTCTTGAACAACGCCCAGAAATTTTCCTGATCCCAGATATCCTCTGCAACAGTGGAGGCGTCATTGTTTCTTACTTTGAGTGGGTGCAGGATCTGCAAAGTTTCTTTTGGGGCGAGGGCGAAGTCATGGACAAGCTCTACCGAATCCTTGAGCAGGCTTTCAATCAAACACTGCAATTGCATCGCAAACGCGCAGTCTCCATGCGATTCGCTGCGCTGAGTCTAGGAATCAAGCGTGTTTGGGAAGCTAAACAGACCCGAGGCCTTTATCCTTAA